In one Alnus glutinosa chromosome 14, dhAlnGlut1.1, whole genome shotgun sequence genomic region, the following are encoded:
- the LOC133856710 gene encoding uncharacterized protein LOC133856710 → MTVEQYSARFMELARFAANLILDEEMKAERFKNGLNPRIREKKHSKQPMMRPVKRQAVGSGSKPTLGKNFSNQKAVNSKCARTHIGDCKQGASTCFRCGKPGHFLKDCPMNTAGGAKLQGSGTQARVYSFMPGGEEGVEGDEEDADVVTGTIPLFGKVASTLFDSGAKHSFISSTYVKLCSMTPQPLNQNITVSTPTGNIVICRKSIKNCPIVIGDRILPAKLAVFQMLGFDVILGMDWLSKHYANIDCRKKEVVFRSPGEEEFKFCGSRVRATPPLLSAIQASRNISCGAQAFLAYVRAESEGERKLEDIPVVREYPDVFAEISTGLPPDREIEIEGAEEATRRLGRPGFHSP, encoded by the exons ATGACTGTAGAGCAATACTCTGCCAGATTCATGGAGCTAGCTCGGTTTGCAGCCAATCTTATCCTTGACGAAGAAATGAAAGCAGAACGATTCAAGAATGGCCTCAACCCTCGCATCAGAGAAAAG AAACATTCGAAACAACCGATGATGCGCCCCGTCAAGAGGCAGGCTGTTGGAAGTGGCTCCAAGCCTACCCTGGGAAAGAATTTTTCGAATCAGAAGGCCGTCAATAGCAAATGCGCAAGGACGCACATAGGGGATTGTAAGCAAGGAGCATCCACATGTTTTAGATGTGGTAAGCCTGGGCATTTTCTGAAGGACTGTCCTATGAATACTGCGGGAGGAGCGAAACTTCAAGGAAGCGGAACTCAAGCGCGGGTGTATTCTTTTATGCCCGGAGGAGAAGAAGGAGTCGAAGGTGACGAAGAGGATGCGGATGTGGTAACAGGTACCATTCCTCTATTTGGTAAAGTAGCGAgtactctttttgattcagGTGCAAAGCATTCcttcatatcatctacatacgttAAATTGTGTAGCATGACTCCTCAACCCTTGAACCAAAACATAACTGTATCCACACCTACTGGGAATATTGTTATTTGTAGGAAATCCATTAAAAACTGCCCTATCGTCATAGGAGATAGAATCCTACCGGCAAAGCTAGCAGTATTTcaaatgttaggttttgatgTAATTCTAGGAATGGACTGGTTGTCAAAGCACTATGCCAATATTGACTGTAGGAAGAAAGAAGTCGTCTTTCGCTCTCCAGGCGAAGAGGAATTCAAATTTTGTGGATCTCGAGTACGAGCCACTCCACCTCTTCTTTCTGCAATTCAAGCAAGTCGGAACATTAGCTGTGGTGCACAAGCATTTTTAGCCTATGTCAGGGCTGAGTCGGAAGGAGAACGTAAGCTGGAAGATATACCTGTAGTGCGCGAATATCCAGACGTTTTCGCTGAGATCTCAACTGGGTTGCCACCTGATCGAGAAATCGA AATTGAAGGAGCTGAAGAAGCAACTCGAAGACTTGGTAGACCAGGGTTTCATTCGCCCTAG